The proteins below come from a single Malus domestica chromosome 03, GDT2T_hap1 genomic window:
- the LOC103422833 gene encoding zinc finger CCCH domain-containing protein 24 isoform X3: MSSTPTAEPSVTQLLNSPSTLNGHDSTDLPQPPQDPATQPPDDAVSGDKRKREENDDVPNPSAAPPLWKTSLCSFFRREAKTCGHGSECRYAHGEAELRARPDNTWDPTSERAKKQKLEEKIEECMALDNVMMTEAVDDDGDGGSDAGGLDPELSKCLVHLPRNWKSEKLKEFLSEKAIEFKSAKKKKGMALGFVSFENAEQLQTAVKELEGISIGNKVMKVADVIPRSFEKRTKSILAPRIPGVGLDGENVDDSMLANGSGDGDGTTGRSARKVVTPLAHMSYDDQLEHKKSSLMQILKRLTRNTRKACPDGIPLPEWIVKSRELGGLPCSLDGILTSPVVKGYRNKCEFSVGYSLQGKVTVGFMLGNFRDGVTAVEEPFDCPNVSRISSKYASIFQEFLQHSSLPIWNRFKNIGFWRQLTVREGRRPGIATDSEHCEANIVEVMLIVQVSSSGFDDAQITSEYERLAQAFAAGAAASSPALPLTFLVIQDHQGISNAAPADAPLHTLSIPKAEGGSKKQAADSVVEPKIHDYINNLKFCISPTAFFQVNTPAAEKLYSLAGDWAQLGPDTLLFDVCCGTGTIGLTLAHRVGMVVGIEMNASAVSDARRNAEINDIKNCRFVCAKVIKALRTHADLRKLVYISCNPETLVANAIELCTPSPEKIDKNKNNRAWRNMGSAGLARHRAKSMPASEPFRPVKAMAVDIFPHTVHCELVMLLER, translated from the exons ATGTCATCGACTCCAACTGCCGAACCCTCCGTAACTCAACTACTAAACTCACCGTCCACTCTCAACGGTCACGATTCAACCGATCTACCCCAACCGCCCCAGGACCCCGCAACCCAACCGCCAGACGACGCCGTTTCCGGCGACAAACGCAAGCGAGAGGAAAACGACGACGTCCCCAACCCTTCCGCCGCGCCCCCTCTATGGAAGACCAGCCTCTGCTCCTTCTTCAGGCGCGAGGCCAAAACCTGTGGCCACGGAAGCGAGTGCCGCTATGCGCACGGCGAGGCGGAACTCCGTGCCCGACCCGACAACACGTGGGACCCGACATCCGAGCGCGCCAAGAAGCAGAAGTTGGAGGAGAAGATTGAGGAGTGCATGGCTTTGGACAATGTGATGATGACGGAGGCCGTCGATGACGACGGAGACGGCGGCAGCGATGCTGGGGGTTTGGATCCTGAGCTGAGCAAGTGCCTGGTGCATCTGCCGAGGAATTGGAAATCCGAGAAATTGAAAGAATTTCTCAGTGAGAAGGCAA TCGAATTTAAGTcggcgaagaagaagaaaggcatGGCTTTAGGGTTTGTGAGTTTTGAGAACGCAgagcagttacaaactgctgtGAAG GAACTGGAAGGAATATCAATTGGCAACAAAGTTATGAAGGTTGCGGACGTCATTCCCAGATCATTTGAGAAGAGAACTAAATCGATATTGGCACCTCGAATCCCAGGTGTTGGATTAGATGGGGAGAATGTGGATGACTCTATGTTGGCAAACGGTTCTGGGGATGGTGATGGGACTACTGGACGAAGTGCCCGTAAAGTCGTGACTCCTCTTGCTCATATGTCTTATGATGATCAATTGGAGCATAAAAAGAGCTCTCTTATGCAGATTCTCAAAAGACTT ACGAGGAACACTCGTAAAGCTTGTCCTGATGGTATTCCACTTCCAGAGTGGATTGTCAAGTCTAGGGAGTTAG GTGGTCTTCCATGCAGTTTAGACGGTATACTAACATCCCCAGTTGTAAAAGGATATCGCAACAAGTGTGAGTTTTCAGTTGGGTATTCTCTACAGGGAAAAGTAACTGTGGGGTTTATGCTTGGAAACTTTAG GGATGGTGTTACAGCAGTTGAAGAACCTTTTGACTGCCCAAATGTTTCCAGAATTTCTTCCAAATACGCTTCAATATTTCAAGAATTTCTGCAACATTCGAGTTTACCGATTTGGAACAGATTTAAGAATATTGGATTCTGGCGTCAATTGACG GTTCGAGAAGGGAGGAGGCCAGGCATTGCTACTGATTCTGAACATTGTGAGGCCAATATTGTGGAGGTCATGCTGATTGTTCAG GTTTCCAGTAGTGGATTTGATGATGCACAGATAACTAGTGAATACGAGAGGTTGGCCCAAGCTTTTGCTGCAGGAGCTGCTGCTAGCTCTCCAGCTTTGCCACTAACGTTTTTAGTTATTCAG GATCACCAAGGAATATCAAATGCAGCGCCAGCTGATGCTCCACTGCACACATTATCTATTCCTAAAGCAGAAGGTGGTTCCAAAAAGCAGGCCGCCGATAGTGTTGTAGAACCAAAAATTCATGACTATATAAACAATCTTAAGTTCTGTATATCTCCAACCGCTTTTTTCCAG GTTAATACCCCTGCTGCAGAGAAGCTATACTCGCTTGCAGGGGATTGGGCTCAGTTGGGTCCTGATACCTTGCTATTTGACGTATGTTGTGGGACTGGAACAATTGGGCTGACTTTAGCACACCGTGTTGGTATG GTTGTTGGCATTGAAATGAATGCATCTGCGGTTTCAGATGCTCGTAGGAATGCTGAAATTAATGACATAAAGAACTGTAGATTTGTCTGTGCGAAG GTGATCAAAGCACTGAGGACTCATGCTGATCTACGGAAGCTTGT CTACATTTCCTGCAATCCTGAAACCTTGGTGGCAAATGCGATCGAGCTTTGCACACCATCTCCTGAGAAAATagacaagaacaagaacaacaGAGCATGGAGAAACATGGGTAGTGCTGGCCTAGCACGGCACAGGGCCAAGTCTATGCCTGCTTCAGAGCCTTTCCGACCGGTAAAAGCAATGGCTGTTGACATTTTCCCACATACCGTACACTGTGAATTAGTAATGCTCCTTGAGAGGTAG
- the LOC103422833 gene encoding zinc finger CCCH domain-containing protein 24 isoform X2, whose translation MSSTPTAEPSVTQLLNSPSTLNGHDSTDLPQPPQDPATQPPDDAVSGDKRKREENDDVPNPSAAPPLWKTSLCSFFRREAKTCGHGSECRYAHGEAELRARPDNTWDPTSERAKKQKLEEKIEECMALDNVMMTEAVDDDGDGGSDAGGLDPELSKCLVHLPRNWKSEKLKEFLSEKGVEFKSAKKKKGMALGFVSFENAEQLQTAVKELEGISIGNKVMKVADVIPRSFEKRTKSILAPRIPGVGLDGENVDDSMLANGSGDGDGTTGRSARKVVTPLAHMSYDDQLEHKKSSLMQILKRLTRNTRKACPDGIPLPEWIVKSRELGGLPCSLDGILTSPVVKGYRNKCEFSVGYSLQGKVTVGFMLGNFRDGVTAVEEPFDCPNVSRISSKYASIFQEFLQHSSLPIWNRFKNIGFWRQLTVREGRRPGIATDSEHCEANIVEVMLIVQVSSSGFDDAQITSEYERLAQAFAAGAAASSPALPLTFLVIQDHQGISNAAPADAPLHTLSIPKAEGGSKKQAADSVVEPKIHDYINNLKFCISPTAFFQVNTPAAEKLYSLAGDWAQLGPDTLLFDVCCGTGTIGLTLAHRVGMVVGIEMNASAVSDARRNAEINDIKNCRFVCAKAEDVMRSLLEEYTIASQKQDDLVSEGSDKVIVTEDEKAISMDNKPNPEESSSHELENGNTASEGLKIDKQEVRSQPQSSCTSEKGKTPVECFSNVVAIVDPPRNGLHPTVIKALRTHADLRKLVYISCNPETLVANAIELCTPSPEKIDKNKNNRAWRNMGSAGLARHRAKSMPASEPFRPVKAMAVDIFPHTVHCELVMLLER comes from the exons ATGTCATCGACTCCAACTGCCGAACCCTCCGTAACTCAACTACTAAACTCACCGTCCACTCTCAACGGTCACGATTCAACCGATCTACCCCAACCGCCCCAGGACCCCGCAACCCAACCGCCAGACGACGCCGTTTCCGGCGACAAACGCAAGCGAGAGGAAAACGACGACGTCCCCAACCCTTCCGCCGCGCCCCCTCTATGGAAGACCAGCCTCTGCTCCTTCTTCAGGCGCGAGGCCAAAACCTGTGGCCACGGAAGCGAGTGCCGCTATGCGCACGGCGAGGCGGAACTCCGTGCCCGACCCGACAACACGTGGGACCCGACATCCGAGCGCGCCAAGAAGCAGAAGTTGGAGGAGAAGATTGAGGAGTGCATGGCTTTGGACAATGTGATGATGACGGAGGCCGTCGATGACGACGGAGACGGCGGCAGCGATGCTGGGGGTTTGGATCCTGAGCTGAGCAAGTGCCTGGTGCATCTGCCGAGGAATTGGAAATCCGAGAAATTGAAAGAATTTCTCAGTGAGAAG GGAGTCGAATTTAAGTcggcgaagaagaagaaaggcatGGCTTTAGGGTTTGTGAGTTTTGAGAACGCAgagcagttacaaactgctgtGAAG GAACTGGAAGGAATATCAATTGGCAACAAAGTTATGAAGGTTGCGGACGTCATTCCCAGATCATTTGAGAAGAGAACTAAATCGATATTGGCACCTCGAATCCCAGGTGTTGGATTAGATGGGGAGAATGTGGATGACTCTATGTTGGCAAACGGTTCTGGGGATGGTGATGGGACTACTGGACGAAGTGCCCGTAAAGTCGTGACTCCTCTTGCTCATATGTCTTATGATGATCAATTGGAGCATAAAAAGAGCTCTCTTATGCAGATTCTCAAAAGACTT ACGAGGAACACTCGTAAAGCTTGTCCTGATGGTATTCCACTTCCAGAGTGGATTGTCAAGTCTAGGGAGTTAG GTGGTCTTCCATGCAGTTTAGACGGTATACTAACATCCCCAGTTGTAAAAGGATATCGCAACAAGTGTGAGTTTTCAGTTGGGTATTCTCTACAGGGAAAAGTAACTGTGGGGTTTATGCTTGGAAACTTTAG GGATGGTGTTACAGCAGTTGAAGAACCTTTTGACTGCCCAAATGTTTCCAGAATTTCTTCCAAATACGCTTCAATATTTCAAGAATTTCTGCAACATTCGAGTTTACCGATTTGGAACAGATTTAAGAATATTGGATTCTGGCGTCAATTGACG GTTCGAGAAGGGAGGAGGCCAGGCATTGCTACTGATTCTGAACATTGTGAGGCCAATATTGTGGAGGTCATGCTGATTGTTCAG GTTTCCAGTAGTGGATTTGATGATGCACAGATAACTAGTGAATACGAGAGGTTGGCCCAAGCTTTTGCTGCAGGAGCTGCTGCTAGCTCTCCAGCTTTGCCACTAACGTTTTTAGTTATTCAG GATCACCAAGGAATATCAAATGCAGCGCCAGCTGATGCTCCACTGCACACATTATCTATTCCTAAAGCAGAAGGTGGTTCCAAAAAGCAGGCCGCCGATAGTGTTGTAGAACCAAAAATTCATGACTATATAAACAATCTTAAGTTCTGTATATCTCCAACCGCTTTTTTCCAG GTTAATACCCCTGCTGCAGAGAAGCTATACTCGCTTGCAGGGGATTGGGCTCAGTTGGGTCCTGATACCTTGCTATTTGACGTATGTTGTGGGACTGGAACAATTGGGCTGACTTTAGCACACCGTGTTGGTATG GTTGTTGGCATTGAAATGAATGCATCTGCGGTTTCAGATGCTCGTAGGAATGCTGAAATTAATGACATAAAGAACTGTAGATTTGTCTGTGCGAAG GCAGAGGATGTGATGCGGTCTTTGTTGGAAGAGTACACAATTGCATCTCAGAAACAAGATGATCTCGTCTCTGAAGGTAGTGACAAAGTTATAGTTACTGAGGACGAGAAAGCAATCTCAATGGACAACAAACCCAACCCTGAGGAGAGTTCAAGCCATGAGCTTGAAAATGGAAACACTGCATCTGAGGGTTTAAAAATCGACAAGCAGGAAGTGAGAAGCCAACCTCAGAGCAGTTGCACTTCTGAAAAGGGGAAAACTCCAGTCGAATGTTTCAGTAATGTAGTTGCTATTGTTGATCCTCCAAGAAACGGACTTCACCCCACT GTGATCAAAGCACTGAGGACTCATGCTGATCTACGGAAGCTTGT CTACATTTCCTGCAATCCTGAAACCTTGGTGGCAAATGCGATCGAGCTTTGCACACCATCTCCTGAGAAAATagacaagaacaagaacaacaGAGCATGGAGAAACATGGGTAGTGCTGGCCTAGCACGGCACAGGGCCAAGTCTATGCCTGCTTCAGAGCCTTTCCGACCGGTAAAAGCAATGGCTGTTGACATTTTCCCACATACCGTACACTGTGAATTAGTAATGCTCCTTGAGAGGTAG
- the LOC103422833 gene encoding zinc finger CCCH domain-containing protein 24 isoform X1 — protein sequence MSSTPTAEPSVTQLLNSPSTLNGHDSTDLPQPPQDPATQPPDDAVSGDKRKREENDDVPNPSAAPPLWKTSLCSFFRREAKTCGHGSECRYAHGEAELRARPDNTWDPTSERAKKQKLEEKIEECMALDNVMMTEAVDDDGDGGSDAGGLDPELSKCLVHLPRNWKSEKLKEFLSEKAIEFKSAKKKKGMALGFVSFENAEQLQTAVKELEGISIGNKVMKVADVIPRSFEKRTKSILAPRIPGVGLDGENVDDSMLANGSGDGDGTTGRSARKVVTPLAHMSYDDQLEHKKSSLMQILKRLTRNTRKACPDGIPLPEWIVKSRELGGLPCSLDGILTSPVVKGYRNKCEFSVGYSLQGKVTVGFMLGNFRDGVTAVEEPFDCPNVSRISSKYASIFQEFLQHSSLPIWNRFKNIGFWRQLTVREGRRPGIATDSEHCEANIVEVMLIVQVSSSGFDDAQITSEYERLAQAFAAGAAASSPALPLTFLVIQDHQGISNAAPADAPLHTLSIPKAEGGSKKQAADSVVEPKIHDYINNLKFCISPTAFFQVNTPAAEKLYSLAGDWAQLGPDTLLFDVCCGTGTIGLTLAHRVGMVVGIEMNASAVSDARRNAEINDIKNCRFVCAKAEDVMRSLLEEYTIASQKQDDLVSEGSDKVIVTEDEKAISMDNKPNPEESSSHELENGNTASEGLKIDKQEVRSQPQSSCTSEKGKTPVECFSNVVAIVDPPRNGLHPTVIKALRTHADLRKLVYISCNPETLVANAIELCTPSPEKIDKNKNNRAWRNMGSAGLARHRAKSMPASEPFRPVKAMAVDIFPHTVHCELVMLLER from the exons ATGTCATCGACTCCAACTGCCGAACCCTCCGTAACTCAACTACTAAACTCACCGTCCACTCTCAACGGTCACGATTCAACCGATCTACCCCAACCGCCCCAGGACCCCGCAACCCAACCGCCAGACGACGCCGTTTCCGGCGACAAACGCAAGCGAGAGGAAAACGACGACGTCCCCAACCCTTCCGCCGCGCCCCCTCTATGGAAGACCAGCCTCTGCTCCTTCTTCAGGCGCGAGGCCAAAACCTGTGGCCACGGAAGCGAGTGCCGCTATGCGCACGGCGAGGCGGAACTCCGTGCCCGACCCGACAACACGTGGGACCCGACATCCGAGCGCGCCAAGAAGCAGAAGTTGGAGGAGAAGATTGAGGAGTGCATGGCTTTGGACAATGTGATGATGACGGAGGCCGTCGATGACGACGGAGACGGCGGCAGCGATGCTGGGGGTTTGGATCCTGAGCTGAGCAAGTGCCTGGTGCATCTGCCGAGGAATTGGAAATCCGAGAAATTGAAAGAATTTCTCAGTGAGAAGGCAA TCGAATTTAAGTcggcgaagaagaagaaaggcatGGCTTTAGGGTTTGTGAGTTTTGAGAACGCAgagcagttacaaactgctgtGAAG GAACTGGAAGGAATATCAATTGGCAACAAAGTTATGAAGGTTGCGGACGTCATTCCCAGATCATTTGAGAAGAGAACTAAATCGATATTGGCACCTCGAATCCCAGGTGTTGGATTAGATGGGGAGAATGTGGATGACTCTATGTTGGCAAACGGTTCTGGGGATGGTGATGGGACTACTGGACGAAGTGCCCGTAAAGTCGTGACTCCTCTTGCTCATATGTCTTATGATGATCAATTGGAGCATAAAAAGAGCTCTCTTATGCAGATTCTCAAAAGACTT ACGAGGAACACTCGTAAAGCTTGTCCTGATGGTATTCCACTTCCAGAGTGGATTGTCAAGTCTAGGGAGTTAG GTGGTCTTCCATGCAGTTTAGACGGTATACTAACATCCCCAGTTGTAAAAGGATATCGCAACAAGTGTGAGTTTTCAGTTGGGTATTCTCTACAGGGAAAAGTAACTGTGGGGTTTATGCTTGGAAACTTTAG GGATGGTGTTACAGCAGTTGAAGAACCTTTTGACTGCCCAAATGTTTCCAGAATTTCTTCCAAATACGCTTCAATATTTCAAGAATTTCTGCAACATTCGAGTTTACCGATTTGGAACAGATTTAAGAATATTGGATTCTGGCGTCAATTGACG GTTCGAGAAGGGAGGAGGCCAGGCATTGCTACTGATTCTGAACATTGTGAGGCCAATATTGTGGAGGTCATGCTGATTGTTCAG GTTTCCAGTAGTGGATTTGATGATGCACAGATAACTAGTGAATACGAGAGGTTGGCCCAAGCTTTTGCTGCAGGAGCTGCTGCTAGCTCTCCAGCTTTGCCACTAACGTTTTTAGTTATTCAG GATCACCAAGGAATATCAAATGCAGCGCCAGCTGATGCTCCACTGCACACATTATCTATTCCTAAAGCAGAAGGTGGTTCCAAAAAGCAGGCCGCCGATAGTGTTGTAGAACCAAAAATTCATGACTATATAAACAATCTTAAGTTCTGTATATCTCCAACCGCTTTTTTCCAG GTTAATACCCCTGCTGCAGAGAAGCTATACTCGCTTGCAGGGGATTGGGCTCAGTTGGGTCCTGATACCTTGCTATTTGACGTATGTTGTGGGACTGGAACAATTGGGCTGACTTTAGCACACCGTGTTGGTATG GTTGTTGGCATTGAAATGAATGCATCTGCGGTTTCAGATGCTCGTAGGAATGCTGAAATTAATGACATAAAGAACTGTAGATTTGTCTGTGCGAAG GCAGAGGATGTGATGCGGTCTTTGTTGGAAGAGTACACAATTGCATCTCAGAAACAAGATGATCTCGTCTCTGAAGGTAGTGACAAAGTTATAGTTACTGAGGACGAGAAAGCAATCTCAATGGACAACAAACCCAACCCTGAGGAGAGTTCAAGCCATGAGCTTGAAAATGGAAACACTGCATCTGAGGGTTTAAAAATCGACAAGCAGGAAGTGAGAAGCCAACCTCAGAGCAGTTGCACTTCTGAAAAGGGGAAAACTCCAGTCGAATGTTTCAGTAATGTAGTTGCTATTGTTGATCCTCCAAGAAACGGACTTCACCCCACT GTGATCAAAGCACTGAGGACTCATGCTGATCTACGGAAGCTTGT CTACATTTCCTGCAATCCTGAAACCTTGGTGGCAAATGCGATCGAGCTTTGCACACCATCTCCTGAGAAAATagacaagaacaagaacaacaGAGCATGGAGAAACATGGGTAGTGCTGGCCTAGCACGGCACAGGGCCAAGTCTATGCCTGCTTCAGAGCCTTTCCGACCGGTAAAAGCAATGGCTGTTGACATTTTCCCACATACCGTACACTGTGAATTAGTAATGCTCCTTGAGAGGTAG